The Flavobacterium sp. 102 genomic interval TTGTATCACACACAGACAAAATAAGTACTGCTTCGTATTGTCTTTTGAAACTTTCAAGTTCAAATAATTTATCAGCTATCATAAATTCAACGTTTCAAGATAATATTTTCTAAACTCAGAAACAGAAGGAAAGGGCATCAAAAAAACATGAATTTCTTTAGTGTCAAGTAAAGGGAAATTTTTTATTCTTTCAGAAATCCTTCCGTAGTGAGACTGAAGTTCGTTTTGAATGTCATCTTTAATATTGTCAATTGTTTTTGTTTTATTTAGTTCTTTATAAGCTTTCATGTCATATCCTATAAAACAAATTCCTTTATAGACTAAACGATTTGACAATTCACTATCCTTGTCAAAATATTCAACTATTAATTCCTCAAACTCAGGATTATTTACATTATTATTAATGTTTTGAGTTATCAGTATTAAATCTCTTTCTTGAGTAGATGAATGACTCATTGGGTCTAGTAGAAAGCCATTTAAACTTGTAAAACATTTATTGATTGCTGAGTTAACATCCTCATACATTTTAGATTCTCCCCAATATAAGTCTAGTGTTTTAGAAACACTATTATAATTAACATGAATGCCGTCTGAACCTTGATAATGTAATTGACCTGACGTCTTTAAAGACATTTTACTAATAAGCTGTGGAATCTTTAAAATTTCTAGCGTCAAAATGTAAAGTAGTAATTCTCCTCCCTCACCAGTGTTTTTTAACTCTGTGAATAAGGAGACAGCTTGTTTTTTCAAACTTATTATCTTTGAAGTAGAACCAGTTTCAATAAAGTGCTCTCTAGCTTTGTCAATTTCTTTTTTGGGAATGGCGTAATCAACAATTTTTGTATCAATAAATTCAATTAATTCCTGGAGTCTAAGATTATTATTTCCATCTATTTTTAATGCATAACAATAACCCTTTGAGCTTGTATTTTCAATGTCAAGTTCAAAAGCTATTTCTTCTATTCTCGAGAAAATCTCCTTATTTGTATCTATTAGTAAGCTATCAATAGCCTTTTCAATCCTCTCCATCTCATTTAATTAGGTGTGTTAAAATTAAGTAATTTCTTTAATAAGATGTTAAAAAAAATTATAAAACAAAATTTCTATGGGTTTATACATATGCAAACTTCTCCCAGAAACACACCCCGCTACTTTCAATCTCACCAAATACCCCCACTCATTGTGAGCAGGAAAGGATTTCTTGTGCCTAAGTAAAACATTTGATTTTTTTATGCTCTTAAAATTCAAGGTGATAGTTGTAATTTTTTAAGTATAGATGTATGTTATAAGTAGGCTAAGTTCAACACAAACTTTTAAATCATGGTTAGAATAATTAACTATCAAAAAAGACAAGCAGAGAATGGTAAAGAGTTCTTTGTATTAGAAATTTCAGGTGGTCTTGAAATGGTAAAAAGCCAAGTTACAAATCAATTTTATGCTACC includes:
- a CDS encoding DUF1837 domain-containing protein, with protein sequence MERIEKAIDSLLIDTNKEIFSRIEEIAFELDIENTSSKGYCYALKIDGNNNLRLQELIEFIDTKIVDYAIPKKEIDKAREHFIETGSTSKIISLKKQAVSLFTELKNTGEGGELLLYILTLEILKIPQLISKMSLKTSGQLHYQGSDGIHVNYNSVSKTLDLYWGESKMYEDVNSAINKCFTSLNGFLLDPMSHSSTQERDLILITQNINNNVNNPEFEELIVEYFDKDSELSNRLVYKGICFIGYDMKAYKELNKTKTIDNIKDDIQNELQSHYGRISERIKNFPLLDTKEIHVFLMPFPSVSEFRKYYLETLNL